The following proteins are encoded in a genomic region of Streptomyces collinus Tu 365:
- a CDS encoding LysR family transcriptional regulator, which yields MDVALLRTFVTVHRAGSFTRAAALLGLSQPAVTSQIRTLERQLGRPLFLRRARGVTPTTIGDELAHKAAPHLDALVEIAERGLDDESSLRTLHLAGPPEFTAERALPALTELTGDDGRGFALRASFGTAEETLEGLAAGHHDLAISTVRPRGALLTATALCDEEHMLVAAPRWAERIGPAALRLKGAAALENLPVVEVHESLPFVSRYWASVFDARPAASGTVIVPDLRAVLACAVAGAGLTVLPRYLCAPALERGDIVTLHDPAVPPLRTYFLAVRAGTLAMPHIARAHEWLQQAATGWS from the coding sequence ATGGACGTGGCCTTGCTGCGCACCTTCGTCACCGTGCACCGGGCTGGTTCCTTCACCCGCGCCGCCGCCCTGCTGGGACTCTCCCAGCCCGCCGTCACCTCCCAGATCCGCACGCTGGAGCGCCAGCTCGGCCGCCCGCTGTTCCTGCGGCGGGCCCGTGGGGTGACGCCGACGACCATCGGCGACGAACTGGCCCACAAGGCCGCCCCCCACCTCGACGCCCTGGTCGAGATAGCCGAGCGGGGCCTGGACGATGAGTCCTCGTTACGCACCCTGCATCTCGCCGGCCCGCCGGAGTTCACCGCCGAGCGCGCCCTTCCCGCCCTGACCGAACTCACCGGCGACGACGGCCGGGGCTTCGCCCTGCGCGCCTCCTTCGGGACCGCGGAGGAGACGTTGGAGGGGCTGGCGGCCGGCCACCACGACCTGGCCATCAGCACCGTCAGGCCGCGCGGCGCCCTGCTCACCGCCACCGCGCTGTGCGACGAGGAGCACATGCTGGTCGCCGCCCCGCGCTGGGCCGAGCGGATCGGCCCGGCAGCGCTGCGTCTCAAGGGGGCGGCCGCCCTGGAGAACCTGCCCGTCGTGGAGGTCCACGAGTCGCTGCCCTTCGTCTCGCGCTACTGGGCGTCCGTCTTCGACGCGCGCCCGGCGGCCTCGGGCACGGTCATCGTCCCCGACCTGCGCGCGGTGCTCGCCTGCGCCGTCGCGGGCGCCGGGCTGACGGTACTGCCCCGCTATCTGTGCGCCCCGGCCCTGGAGCGCGGCGACATCGTGACCCTGCACGATCCCGCGGTTCCGCCGCTGCGCACGTACTTCCTCGCGGTACGCGCCGGGACGCTCGCCATGCCGCACATCGCCCGGGCCCACGAGTGGCTCCAGCAGGCCGCGACGGGCTGGAGCTGA
- a CDS encoding DUF5326 family protein, which yields MREIFAGLPWWVKWVAVPVIALVVFGGLIATVVGFVIGLLFKALVFVALVGGLIYVVRKFMSNSSSRSDW from the coding sequence ATGCGAGAGATCTTCGCTGGGCTGCCGTGGTGGGTGAAGTGGGTCGCGGTGCCGGTCATCGCCCTGGTCGTGTTCGGTGGCCTGATAGCGACCGTCGTGGGCTTCGTGATCGGACTGCTCTTCAAGGCGCTGGTCTTCGTCGCCCTGGTCGGCGGACTGATCTACGTCGTGCGCAAGTTCATGTCGAACTCCTCGTCGCGCAGCGACTGGTGA
- a CDS encoding MarR family winged helix-turn-helix transcriptional regulator: MTATDPALTALAQGWCALSLLHGRIEAHIERALQGGHDLSVREYSLLDVLSRQHDGEGGHLQMKQVADAVVLSQSATTRLVTRLEDRGLLERYLCPTDRRGIYTNVTEAGLRLLEEARPTNDAALREALDEAAKDAELAPLVRVVESLNVPA, translated from the coding sequence ATGACAGCGACGGACCCCGCGCTCACCGCACTGGCCCAGGGCTGGTGCGCCCTCTCCCTGCTGCACGGGAGGATCGAGGCGCACATCGAGCGCGCCCTGCAGGGCGGGCACGACCTGAGCGTGCGCGAGTACTCCCTGCTGGACGTGCTCAGCCGGCAGCACGACGGCGAGGGCGGTCATCTGCAGATGAAGCAGGTCGCCGACGCGGTGGTCCTGAGCCAGAGCGCCACCACCCGCCTGGTGACCCGCCTGGAGGACCGCGGGCTGCTGGAGCGCTATCTGTGCCCCACCGACCGGCGCGGCATCTACACCAACGTCACCGAGGCCGGCCTGCGGCTGCTCGAGGAGGCGCGGCCGACCAACGACGCCGCCCTGCGCGAGGCCCTGGACGAAGCGGCGAAGGACGCCGAACTCGCCCCGCTGGTACGCGTCGTGGAGTCCCTGAACGTGCCCGCATAG
- a CDS encoding IclR family transcriptional regulator, whose protein sequence is MATVDTAPAEPHARPAPPRSCAPPVQRPPGAAVPGQPGAATVTASAHPADGPGHSPAATLIGSVQRAMRLLETVAVHEYGAPAKQLARETGLALPTAYHLLRTLVHEGYLRREKGLFFLGDAAERLGSSGAKEKRRSTVADTLAHWRDSIGVPMYFAMYRDGEIEVMCVSGSRETPAVEEWADFRETGHAHAIGQCLLSQLDEDARRDHLARYPVRSLTPYTVRDNHALMRRLARTPRMGPVVERQEYALGTVCAAIPITVGTTAATMALSLPARQAERLLPAARRLQGEIGRHLGALTLSISI, encoded by the coding sequence TTGGCCACGGTTGACACCGCACCGGCAGAACCACACGCACGCCCCGCCCCGCCCCGCTCCTGTGCTCCCCCGGTGCAGCGGCCCCCCGGCGCGGCCGTCCCGGGACAACCCGGCGCCGCGACCGTCACTGCGTCCGCGCACCCCGCCGACGGCCCCGGGCACTCGCCCGCCGCGACCCTCATCGGATCCGTCCAGCGCGCGATGCGCCTGCTGGAGACCGTCGCGGTCCACGAGTACGGCGCCCCCGCCAAACAACTCGCCCGCGAGACCGGCCTCGCCCTGCCCACGGCCTACCACCTGCTGCGCACCCTCGTGCACGAGGGCTATCTGCGCCGGGAGAAGGGGCTGTTCTTTCTCGGTGACGCGGCCGAACGGCTCGGCAGCAGCGGAGCGAAGGAGAAACGTCGCAGCACGGTGGCCGACACCCTCGCGCACTGGCGTGATTCGATCGGTGTCCCGATGTACTTCGCGATGTACCGGGACGGCGAGATCGAGGTCATGTGCGTCTCCGGCTCACGCGAGACGCCGGCGGTCGAGGAGTGGGCCGACTTCCGCGAGACCGGGCACGCCCACGCGATCGGCCAGTGCCTGCTCTCCCAGCTCGACGAGGACGCCCGCCGGGACCACCTCGCCCGCTATCCGGTGCGGTCGCTGACGCCTTACACGGTGCGTGACAACCATGCCCTGATGCGCCGTCTGGCCAGGACACCGCGGATGGGCCCGGTGGTGGAGCGCCAGGAGTACGCGCTCGGGACGGTCTGCGCGGCGATCCCGATCACGGTCGGCACCACGGCGGCCACGATGGCCCTCTCCCTCCCCGCCCGTCAGGCGGAGCGGCTGCTGCCCGCCGCCCGTCGGCTGCAGGGCGAGATCGGGCGCCATCTCGGGGCCCTTACCCTCTCTATCAGTATCTGA
- a CDS encoding NUDIX domain-containing protein → MTVRPVVKRTARAVLLDGDDLILIKRTKPGVDPYWVTPGGGVEPEDPTVVDALHREVHEELGAKIIDVVPCFVDTVEHIGDDGGATGVKVQHFFVCRLESMDPALRHGPEVEEPAGEYEIVRVPFTRVGIASVHLVPLSLRHYLDGNIEGVRAMHAPDLG, encoded by the coding sequence ATGACCGTCCGACCCGTGGTCAAGCGCACCGCCCGTGCCGTTCTGCTGGACGGTGACGACCTGATCCTGATCAAGCGCACCAAGCCCGGCGTCGATCCCTACTGGGTCACTCCCGGTGGCGGGGTCGAGCCCGAGGACCCGACCGTCGTCGACGCCCTGCACCGCGAGGTGCACGAGGAACTCGGGGCCAAGATCATCGACGTCGTGCCCTGCTTCGTGGACACCGTGGAGCACATCGGCGACGACGGCGGCGCGACCGGCGTGAAGGTCCAGCACTTCTTCGTCTGCCGGCTGGAGTCCATGGACCCCGCCTTGCGTCACGGCCCCGAAGTGGAGGAACCCGCGGGCGAGTACGAGATCGTCCGGGTCCCGTTCACGCGGGTCGGGATCGCCTCCGTCCACCTCGTCCCGCTGTCGCTGCGGCACTACCTGGACGGCAACATCGAGGGTGTACGGGCGATGCACGCGCCTGACCTGGGGTAG
- a CDS encoding cupin domain-containing protein, which yields MKAFRLDELEAERAANDGAYLQFLRERNMSVGLYALDAGEHDPQKPHQQDEVYVVVSGRASITVGLETTQVARGSVVYVPAGVAHKFHHISEDLRVLVVFSPPEA from the coding sequence ATGAAGGCATTCCGGCTGGACGAACTGGAGGCGGAGCGCGCCGCCAACGACGGGGCCTACCTGCAGTTCCTGCGGGAACGGAACATGTCGGTCGGCCTGTACGCGCTCGACGCGGGCGAGCACGACCCGCAGAAGCCGCACCAGCAGGACGAGGTCTACGTCGTGGTCAGCGGCCGCGCCTCGATCACCGTGGGTCTGGAGACCACGCAGGTGGCGCGCGGCAGCGTGGTGTACGTGCCGGCCGGCGTCGCCCACAAGTTCCACCACATCAGCGAGGACCTGCGGGTCCTGGTCGTCTTCTCTCCGCCTGAGGCGTGA
- a CDS encoding GNAT family N-acetyltransferase yields MPTPSPAALPVRRLTLRDLRACADLSENRGWPREEHKWGLLLTAGKGHGVDDPDGGLVAACVVTEYGTWDRTDLGAIGMVLVAERHARQGIGRSLMRHVLAAMGTTPLTLHATPNGQPLYEELGFKVTGRAEMLRGRFVPGGRDVEVATRAATAEDLPAILRLDEEVFGADRTPLIARLPAFADQLRVAEDGGRITGYAAAWPNEDTHVVGPLIARDTETAKALVASLAAHSDRPLRTDVDVRHEELLAWAKERGLASVAFNAVMTYGITELPGDWTRRFAPLTVAAG; encoded by the coding sequence GTGCCGACTCCTTCACCCGCCGCTCTTCCCGTCCGCCGTCTGACGCTCCGCGATCTCCGCGCCTGCGCCGACCTGTCCGAGAACCGGGGGTGGCCACGCGAGGAGCACAAGTGGGGTCTCCTCCTCACCGCGGGCAAGGGCCACGGCGTCGACGACCCGGACGGCGGGCTCGTCGCCGCCTGCGTCGTCACGGAGTACGGCACCTGGGACCGGACGGACCTCGGGGCCATCGGCATGGTCCTGGTGGCCGAGCGCCACGCCCGCCAGGGCATCGGACGCTCGCTGATGCGGCACGTCCTGGCGGCCATGGGCACCACCCCGCTGACGCTGCACGCCACCCCGAACGGACAGCCGCTCTACGAGGAGCTGGGCTTCAAGGTCACGGGCCGGGCGGAGATGCTGCGGGGGCGCTTCGTCCCCGGCGGGCGGGACGTGGAGGTGGCGACGCGAGCCGCCACGGCGGAGGACCTGCCCGCGATCCTGCGGCTGGACGAGGAAGTGTTCGGAGCCGACCGCACCCCTCTGATCGCCCGCCTGCCCGCGTTCGCCGACCAGTTGCGCGTTGCCGAGGACGGCGGCCGGATCACCGGCTATGCGGCCGCCTGGCCCAACGAGGACACCCATGTCGTCGGCCCGCTGATCGCCCGGGACACCGAGACGGCCAAGGCGCTCGTCGCCTCGCTCGCGGCCCACTCGGACCGCCCGCTGCGCACCGACGTCGACGTACGCCACGAGGAACTGCTGGCCTGGGCCAAGGAGCGGGGTCTGGCCTCCGTGGCCTTCAACGCCGTGATGACCTACGGCATCACGGAGCTGCCGGGGGACTGGACGCGCAGGTTCGCGCCGCTCACGGTCGCCGCGGGCTGA
- a CDS encoding phage holin family protein, whose amino-acid sequence MKNFVVKTIANAGALAVAVWLLDKITLTGDSTGKKIGTLIVVALIFGLVNFLVKPVVKVLTFPLFILTLGLITLVVNALMLLLTSWVCGKLDLSFHVDGFWTAVLGGLIISVVSWALNLVLPDED is encoded by the coding sequence ATGAAGAATTTCGTAGTCAAGACGATCGCCAACGCGGGCGCCCTGGCGGTCGCCGTGTGGCTGCTCGACAAGATCACCCTCACCGGTGACAGCACCGGGAAGAAGATCGGCACGCTGATCGTGGTAGCGCTGATCTTCGGCCTGGTCAACTTCCTGGTCAAGCCGGTCGTGAAGGTGCTGACCTTCCCCCTGTTCATCCTGACCCTGGGGCTGATCACCCTGGTCGTCAACGCGCTGATGCTGCTGCTGACGTCGTGGGTGTGCGGCAAGCTCGATCTGAGCTTCCACGTGGACGGCTTCTGGACGGCCGTACTCGGTGGCCTGATCATCTCCGTCGTCTCCTGGGCGCTGAACCTCGTGCTGCCCGACGAGGACTGA
- a CDS encoding cystathionine gamma-lyase, producing the protein MSDATKDAGHIGDGTRAVRAGLPEPVKHEPTLPGPVFAAHFHLPGDVTGPYSYGRDDNPTWTLLERAIGELEAPGRDDVETLVFASGMAAISSVLFSQLRAGDAVVLPSDGYQVLPLVRAQLEAYGIEVRTAPTGGDAQLEVLDGARLLWIESPSNPGLDVCDIRRLAEAAHARGVLVAVDNTLATPLGQRPLELGADFSVASGTKQLTGHGDVLLGYVAGRDAEAMAAVRRWRKIVGAIAGPMEAWLAHRSIATLTLRVDRQNATALVLAEALRQRPEVSGLRHPGLPGDPSHKVASQQMRRYGCVVSFTLPTRARAERFLEALRLVEDATSFGGVRSTAERRARWGGDPVPEGFIRLSVGAEDPEDLVADVLRALDESAQ; encoded by the coding sequence ATGAGCGACGCCACCAAGGACGCGGGCCACATCGGCGACGGCACGCGCGCGGTACGGGCCGGGCTGCCCGAGCCGGTCAAGCACGAGCCGACCCTGCCGGGGCCGGTCTTCGCCGCCCACTTCCACCTGCCCGGCGACGTGACGGGACCGTACTCCTACGGCCGGGACGACAACCCCACCTGGACGCTGCTGGAGCGTGCCATCGGTGAGCTGGAGGCGCCCGGACGGGACGACGTCGAGACGCTGGTGTTCGCCTCCGGCATGGCGGCGATCTCCTCGGTGCTGTTCTCGCAGCTGCGCGCCGGCGACGCCGTCGTGCTGCCCTCCGACGGCTACCAGGTGCTGCCACTGGTCCGCGCCCAGCTGGAGGCGTACGGCATCGAGGTGCGCACCGCTCCCACCGGCGGCGACGCCCAGCTGGAGGTCCTCGACGGCGCGCGCCTGCTGTGGATCGAGTCGCCGTCCAACCCGGGGCTCGACGTGTGCGACATCCGGCGGCTGGCGGAGGCGGCGCACGCGCGCGGTGTCCTGGTGGCGGTGGACAACACGCTCGCCACCCCGCTCGGGCAGCGCCCGCTGGAGCTGGGCGCCGACTTCTCGGTGGCCAGCGGTACCAAGCAGCTGACCGGGCACGGTGACGTGCTGCTGGGCTACGTGGCCGGGCGCGACGCGGAGGCGATGGCCGCCGTACGCCGCTGGCGCAAGATCGTCGGTGCGATCGCCGGACCCATGGAGGCCTGGCTCGCGCATCGCTCCATCGCCACCCTCACGCTGCGGGTCGATCGGCAGAACGCGACGGCCCTCGTCCTCGCCGAGGCGCTGCGCCAGCGGCCCGAGGTGTCCGGGCTGCGCCACCCGGGACTGCCCGGCGACCCCTCGCACAAGGTCGCCTCGCAGCAGATGCGCCGCTATGGCTGCGTGGTCTCCTTCACGCTTCCCACGCGTGCGCGTGCCGAGCGTTTCCTTGAGGCACTGCGCCTGGTGGAGGACGCGACGAGCTTCGGCGGCGTGCGGTCCACGGCCGAGCGCCGCGCCCGCTGGGGCGGGGACCCCGTCCCGGAGGGCTTCATCCGCCTGTCCGTCGGCGCCGAGGACCCCGAGGACCTGGTGGCGGACGTGCTGCGGGCACTGGACGAGTCGGCACAGTGA
- a CDS encoding GlcG/HbpS family heme-binding protein, whose amino-acid sequence MSTTAVAPLTTEDAELLVATARRAADEAGVTVSVTVLDAGGHLLAFRRDDRAVLISGETSTRKAYTALQLDAATADLVDAVQPGGPFHTLPTALDRPLLFIAGGLPVHRDGRLIGAIGVGGGAPDQDHGFAAAAVRALV is encoded by the coding sequence ATGAGCACCACCGCCGTCGCCCCGCTGACCACTGAGGACGCCGAACTGCTCGTCGCGACGGCCCGCCGCGCGGCCGACGAGGCCGGAGTCACCGTCAGCGTCACCGTCCTGGACGCGGGCGGCCACCTGCTCGCCTTCCGGCGGGACGACCGGGCCGTGCTGATCTCCGGCGAGACCAGCACCCGCAAGGCCTACACGGCGCTCCAGCTCGACGCGGCCACCGCCGACCTCGTCGACGCCGTCCAGCCCGGCGGCCCCTTCCACACGCTGCCCACGGCCCTCGACCGGCCCCTGCTCTTCATCGCCGGCGGCCTTCCCGTGCACCGTGACGGCCGTCTGATCGGCGCGATCGGCGTCGGCGGCGGCGCGCCCGACCAGGACCACGGCTTCGCGGCCGCCGCCGTCCGGGCGCTCGTCTGA
- a CDS encoding GNAT family N-acetyltransferase has translation MGDHLEIRRATAADVPAIVGMLADDPLGAQRESPDDMTPYLAALERLAADPNQHVVVAVREGRVVGTLQLTVVPGLSRKGATRSIIEGVRVHADERGSGLGTRLIEWAVEESRRQECQLVQLTSDNSRTDAHRFYERLGFTASHVGFKLPL, from the coding sequence ATGGGAGATCATCTTGAGATACGCCGTGCGACCGCGGCCGACGTCCCCGCGATCGTCGGCATGCTCGCCGATGACCCGCTGGGCGCCCAGCGCGAGTCGCCCGACGACATGACCCCGTACCTGGCAGCGCTGGAACGACTGGCCGCGGACCCCAACCAGCACGTCGTCGTGGCCGTCCGCGAGGGCCGTGTCGTGGGCACCCTCCAGCTGACGGTCGTCCCCGGACTCTCTCGCAAGGGAGCGACCCGCTCGATCATCGAGGGCGTGCGCGTCCACGCCGACGAGCGCGGCAGCGGTCTGGGCACCCGGCTCATCGAGTGGGCGGTCGAGGAATCCCGGCGGCAGGAGTGCCAACTGGTGCAGCTGACCTCCGACAACAGCCGCACCGACGCCCACCGCTTCTACGAGCGGCTCGGCTTCACCGCCTCGCATGTGGGCTTCAAGCTCCCGCTCTGA
- a CDS encoding low molecular weight protein-tyrosine-phosphatase, with protein sequence MTYRVCFVCTGNICRSPMAESVFRARVEEAGLAQVVEIDSAGTGGWHEGEGADPRTVAVLGEHGYGTAHTARRFQPSWFADRDLVVALDTGHLKALRRLAAGEEDTRKVRLLRSYDPAAGDDLDVPDPYYGGLDGFEECLAMVEEASTGLLAAVRERLEGRAA encoded by the coding sequence ATGACCTACCGCGTCTGTTTCGTGTGCACCGGCAACATCTGCCGCTCCCCCATGGCCGAGTCCGTCTTCCGCGCGCGTGTGGAGGAGGCCGGTCTCGCGCAGGTGGTGGAGATCGACAGCGCCGGGACCGGCGGCTGGCACGAGGGGGAGGGCGCCGACCCGCGCACCGTCGCGGTCCTCGGCGAGCACGGCTACGGCACCGCGCACACCGCGCGCCGCTTCCAGCCGTCCTGGTTCGCCGACCGCGATCTGGTGGTCGCTCTGGACACCGGACATCTGAAGGCCCTGCGACGGCTCGCGGCCGGCGAGGAGGACACCCGCAAGGTGCGTCTGCTGCGCTCGTACGATCCCGCGGCCGGTGACGACCTCGACGTGCCGGACCCGTACTACGGGGGCCTCGACGGCTTCGAGGAGTGTCTTGCGATGGTGGAGGAGGCGAGCACCGGCCTGCTCGCCGCTGTACGGGAACGACTGGAGGGACGGGCCGCATGA
- a CDS encoding globin domain-containing protein — protein sequence MDAPTTTPGGDGTPDGEGWFAPHRTSAPRPRDGDRGGASPDALVIRRTMAEIAPVADEVTSYFYALLFVRHPELRPLFPAAMDVQRDRLLKALLTTAEHLDDTPVLVGYLRNLGRGHRKYGTLAEHYPAVGECLIGALSQYAARIWNAHTEAAWVRAYTTMSQVMIDAAAADELRAPAWWQAEVVAHDLRTPDVAVLTVRPDRPYPFLAGQYAGVETSWWPRVWRHYSFASAPRPDGLLTFHVKAVPAGWVSHALVRRARPGDVIRLGPPTGSMTVDHTTAGGLLCLGGGTGIAPVKALVEDVAEHGRRRSVEVFYGARTDDDLYDIDTLLGLREKHPWLSVRAVTDRQAPLRLPDAVRQYGPWREYDAYLSGPPGMIRSGVHVLRDIGIPRERIRHDAVEDLLDARH from the coding sequence ATGGACGCTCCGACCACCACGCCGGGGGGAGACGGCACACCGGACGGCGAGGGCTGGTTCGCCCCGCACCGGACGTCTGCTCCCCGGCCGCGGGACGGTGACCGGGGAGGGGCGTCGCCGGACGCGCTCGTCATCCGCCGCACGATGGCCGAGATCGCCCCGGTCGCCGACGAGGTCACCTCCTACTTCTACGCCCTCCTCTTCGTCCGCCACCCCGAACTGCGGCCGCTGTTCCCGGCCGCGATGGACGTGCAGCGCGACCGGCTGCTGAAGGCGCTGCTCACCACCGCCGAACACCTCGATGACACACCCGTGCTCGTCGGCTACCTGCGCAACCTCGGCCGCGGCCACCGGAAGTACGGCACCCTCGCCGAGCACTATCCGGCCGTGGGTGAATGCCTCATCGGGGCGCTGAGCCAGTACGCCGCCCGGATCTGGAACGCGCACACCGAGGCCGCCTGGGTGCGGGCCTACACGACGATGTCGCAGGTGATGATCGACGCCGCGGCGGCGGACGAACTGCGGGCGCCGGCCTGGTGGCAGGCCGAGGTCGTCGCGCACGACCTCAGGACCCCCGACGTCGCGGTCCTCACCGTCCGCCCGGACCGGCCGTACCCCTTCCTCGCCGGGCAGTACGCCGGTGTGGAGACCTCTTGGTGGCCGAGGGTCTGGCGGCACTACTCCTTCGCGTCGGCGCCGCGTCCGGACGGGCTGCTGACGTTCCACGTGAAGGCCGTCCCGGCCGGCTGGGTCTCCCACGCCCTGGTGCGCCGTGCCCGGCCCGGAGACGTCATCCGGCTGGGCCCGCCGACCGGTTCGATGACCGTCGACCACACCACCGCCGGCGGGCTGCTCTGCCTGGGCGGCGGCACCGGCATAGCGCCCGTCAAGGCCCTCGTCGAGGACGTGGCCGAGCACGGCCGGCGCCGGTCGGTCGAGGTCTTCTACGGTGCGCGAACCGACGACGATCTGTACGACATCGACACCCTGCTCGGTCTCCGGGAGAAGCACCCGTGGCTCTCGGTCCGGGCCGTCACCGATCGGCAGGCCCCGTTGCGGCTGCCCGACGCGGTACGGCAGTACGGCCCCTGGCGCGAGTACGACGCCTACCTCTCGGGACCGCCCGGGATGATCCGCAGCGGCGTCCACGTCCTGCGGGACATCGGCATCCCGCGGGAACGGATACGGCACGACGCGGTCGAGGACCTGCTCGACGCCCGGCACTGA
- a CDS encoding MFS transporter: MPLALLALAIGAFGIGTTEFVIMGLLPQVAGDFGVSIPTAGLLVTGYALGVVAGAPLMTVLGTKVPRKRMLMLLMGLFIAGNLLSAVAPAFSVMLIGRVIASLAHGAFFGIGSVVAAELVAPHKKAGAIAMMFTGLTVANVIGVPLGTLVGQHVGWRVTFAVVAGLGLVGLAGIARLVPDLPRPEGVHLRHELAAFKNTQVLLAMAMTVLGFGGVFAAITYIAPMMTHTAGFADGSVTWLLVLFGLGMVGGNLVGGRFADRALMPMLYVSLGALAVVLALFTLTAHNKIAAAVTIALIGALGFATVPPLQKRVLDQAHGAPTLASAVNIGAFNLGNALSAWLGGMVIAAGFGYTSPNWVGAALAASALVLAVLSAALERRDGARSAVVASGAPAGQRTPVHH, translated from the coding sequence ATGCCTCTCGCGCTTCTGGCCCTCGCGATCGGGGCCTTCGGAATCGGCACCACGGAGTTCGTGATCATGGGCTTGCTGCCCCAGGTCGCGGGCGACTTCGGGGTCTCCATCCCGACGGCGGGCCTGCTCGTCACCGGCTACGCGCTCGGCGTGGTCGCCGGCGCCCCGCTGATGACCGTCCTCGGCACCAAGGTGCCGCGCAAACGCATGCTGATGCTGCTCATGGGCCTGTTCATCGCCGGGAACCTGCTCTCCGCCGTGGCACCCGCCTTTTCGGTCATGCTCATCGGACGGGTGATCGCCTCCCTCGCGCACGGCGCCTTCTTCGGCATCGGTTCCGTCGTCGCCGCCGAGCTGGTGGCTCCCCACAAGAAGGCCGGGGCCATCGCCATGATGTTCACCGGCCTCACCGTCGCCAACGTCATCGGCGTCCCGCTCGGCACGCTCGTCGGTCAGCACGTCGGCTGGCGCGTCACCTTCGCCGTCGTGGCGGGCCTCGGCCTGGTCGGCCTGGCCGGCATCGCCCGGCTGGTGCCCGACCTGCCCCGGCCCGAGGGCGTCCACCTGCGCCACGAACTGGCCGCCTTCAAGAACACACAGGTCCTGCTCGCCATGGCGATGACCGTGCTCGGCTTCGGCGGCGTCTTCGCGGCGATCACCTACATCGCCCCGATGATGACCCACACGGCCGGCTTCGCCGACGGCTCGGTCACCTGGCTGCTGGTCCTGTTCGGCCTCGGCATGGTCGGCGGCAACCTCGTCGGCGGCAGGTTCGCCGACCGCGCGCTGATGCCCATGCTGTACGTCTCCCTGGGCGCCCTGGCCGTCGTCCTCGCGCTGTTCACCCTCACCGCGCACAACAAGATCGCGGCCGCCGTGACCATCGCCCTGATCGGCGCCCTCGGCTTCGCGACCGTGCCGCCCCTGCAGAAGCGCGTCCTCGACCAGGCGCACGGCGCCCCGACGCTCGCGTCGGCCGTGAACATCGGCGCCTTCAACCTCGGCAACGCCCTGTCCGCCTGGCTCGGCGGCATGGTGATCGCGGCCGGCTTCGGCTACACCTCCCCGAACTGGGTCGGCGCCGCACTCGCCGCGTCCGCCCTGGTCCTCGCCGTCCTCTCGGCCGCCCTGGAACGCCGCGACGGGGCACGGAGCGCCGTGGTGGCGTCCGGCGCCCCGGCGGGACAGCGCACCCCCGTCCACCACTGA